Proteins from a genomic interval of Papaver somniferum cultivar HN1 chromosome 4, ASM357369v1, whole genome shotgun sequence:
- the LOC113362779 gene encoding uncharacterized protein LOC113362779, whose protein sequence is MMNFLYETSSKMTLAEYKRRNSHSQERSPDMMLGEYMHRQRYGDFAPHVVSEESPLMIYEKYYKHTPLSLEQRLRVLECQKLFADDDEYCSDSLFQTEHIDDPVDDCPDYFPNSIDESTSQDHSPDLEVVSRPLDFQKLPNIGLELCASKVLLDYFASKYTEDLLVPDIVHEAVDTIKVTCTADFEPLSVCISHFANYNDPMPNDIVDALCPPMVNQGNLTTKVISADLEPDLGVTDFYELKPLNACLGHCAEFDDSFPFDNVNSLLPMISSEDIVSTEVISADLEPDLKSMSQIETNIYFMFVVHVSHLIILTKDYILLGTDLHIYWDVLVFAGSYLQLT, encoded by the coding sequence atgatgaattttttgtacgagacgtcatctaagatgacacttgcagaatataagcgtagaaattcacaTTCTCAGGAGAGATCTCCTGATATGATGCTTGGGGAGTAtatgcataggcaacggtatggagattttgctccacatgtggtaagtgaagaatcgcctctaatgatatatgagaagtattacaaacacacaccgcttagtttggaacaaagattgagagttcttgaatgccaaaaattatttgctgatgatgatgaatattgtagtgactctctgttccagacagaacatatagatgaccccgTGGATGATTGTCCGGAttattttcctaattccatagatgagtctacctcacaagatcattcacccgacttagaggttgtttctagacccctagacttccaaaagttgcctaatatagggttagaattgtgtgcttctaaagtgttgttggattactttgcatctaagtacacAGAAGACTTGCTTGTTCCTGATATTGTGCATGAGGCGGTTGATACTATTAAGGTAACTTGCACTGCTGATTTTGAACCTTTATCAGTTTGCATTTCTCATTTTGCTAATTATAATGACCCTATGCCTAATGATATTGTCGATGCATTGTGCCCTCCTATGGTAAATCAAGGTAACTTAACAACGaaagttatttccgcggacttagaaccagatttaggagttactgatttttatgaacttaaaccacTAAATGCATGTTTAGGTCATTGTGCTGAGTTTGATGATTCTTTTCCTTTTGACAATGTCAATTCGTTacttcctatgatttctagtgaagatattGTGTCGACGGAAGTTATTTCAGCTGATCTTGAACCTGATTTAAAGAGTATGTCCCAAATAGAAACTAATATATATTTTATGTTTGTTGTCCATGTGAGTCATTTAATTATCTTGACTAAGGACTATATTCTATTGGGAACGGATTTACACATATATTGGGATGttttagtgtttgcaggttcatatttgcagctgacctga